A genomic window from Lactobacillus sp. ESL0677 includes:
- the dnaN gene encoding DNA polymerase III subunit beta: protein MKFTINRNLFVDNLNNVMHAISSRATIPILSGIKLNLTDDELILTGSDTDISIELKIPVSEDLTVESTGAIVLPARFFSEIIRRLPGKEFSLEVKESFQTQIISENSEFTINGLDANNYPRLPEISDESSFVISGKTFREIITETQFAVATQESRLVLTGVHFTFSPDQIHAVATDSHRLSSRALTLENGPQTKTDLIIPGKSLLELARIIGETNPTVRVCPGDSQVLFEIGNILFYSRLLEGSYPDTERLIPTENTTSIEFDLVELSSALDRASLLTHAGRNNVVDLTLDVEEQTAKLSGESAEIGNVEEDVSFKNLTGKNLKISFNPDYLRDALKASVTDSVIMEFTQPLRPFTVNPDQADIEFVQLITPVRTF, encoded by the coding sequence ATGAAATTTACAATTAATAGAAATCTTTTCGTTGATAACCTAAACAACGTCATGCATGCTATTTCTTCGCGTGCAACTATTCCAATTTTAAGCGGCATTAAGCTCAATTTAACAGATGACGAATTAATTTTAACGGGTAGTGACACCGACATTTCAATTGAATTAAAAATTCCAGTTAGTGAAGATTTAACAGTTGAATCAACTGGTGCAATTGTTCTACCTGCTCGCTTTTTTAGTGAAATTATTCGCCGCTTACCCGGAAAAGAATTTTCACTTGAAGTAAAAGAAAGTTTTCAGACACAAATTATTTCTGAAAATAGTGAATTCACAATTAATGGGTTAGATGCAAATAACTATCCAAGATTACCGGAAATTTCTGACGAGTCCTCTTTTGTTATTTCAGGAAAAACTTTCCGCGAAATTATCACTGAAACGCAGTTCGCTGTTGCCACTCAAGAAAGTCGCTTAGTTTTAACAGGTGTCCACTTCACTTTCAGTCCCGACCAAATTCACGCTGTTGCAACTGATTCACACCGGTTATCTAGTCGAGCATTAACTTTAGAAAATGGTCCGCAAACCAAAACTGATTTGATTATTCCGGGAAAAAGTTTACTAGAACTAGCTCGGATTATTGGTGAAACTAATCCGACAGTTCGCGTTTGTCCTGGAGATAGTCAAGTATTATTTGAAATTGGCAACATTCTTTTCTATTCACGACTACTTGAAGGCAGTTATCCAGATACCGAACGTTTAATTCCGACTGAAAACACAACTAGTATCGAATTTGACCTAGTTGAATTATCAAGCGCCCTTGACCGTGCGAGTCTGCTAACACATGCTGGTCGCAATAACGTCGTTGACCTAACTCTTGATGTTGAGGAGCAAACGGCAAAATTATCCGGTGAGTCCGCTGAAATTGGTAACGTTGAAGAAGATGTAAGTTTCAAAAATTTAACTGGTAAGAACTTAAAAATTTCCTTTAATCCTGATTACTTACGTGATGCCTTAAAAGCATCGGTAACTGATTCAGTTATCATGGAATTTACACAGCCGTTAAGACCATTTACGGTTAATCCAGATCAAGCTGACATTGAATTTGTTCAACTGATTACCCCAGTTAGAACTTTCTAA
- the yaaA gene encoding S4 domain-containing protein YaaA: MKVSIIKEFTVKGEYITLSQFLKEESIISSGGQAKWYLQDNPVLLNGVKENRRGKKLRSGDRVEIAHEAYIFR; this comes from the coding sequence ATGAAGGTGAGTATTATCAAAGAATTTACAGTAAAAGGTGAGTACATTACCTTAAGTCAATTTTTAAAAGAAGAAAGTATTATTTCTTCTGGTGGTCAAGCAAAGTGGTATTTGCAAGATAATCCAGTTTTGCTAAATGGTGTTAAAGAAAATCGCCGTGGTAAGAAGTTACGTTCGGGTGACCGAGTTGAAATTGCCCACGAAGCATATATTTTTCGGTAG
- the recF gene encoding DNA replication/repair protein RecF has translation MYLKHFVAQNYRNLQQLDVEFDPNVNIFIGQNAQGKTNLLEAIYFLALTRSHRTSNDKELIAFNQEYANVTGHIYKSQLDLTLRVLITKKGKKVWVNRVEQAKLSKYVGQLNAILFSPEDLDLIKGAPALRRRFMDQEFGQINSEYLYFASKYRQVLQQKNNYLKQLAKGQAHDQLFLDVLADQLAGIAAEVIVRRFKFLKYLRTYARDAYAHISTGGEELTVTYRPSVPEVIADDSTEEIYQKLLANFKKNKAAEMRKGTTLSGPHRDDIEFALDGKDAHFYGSQGQQRTIALSVKLAEIQLVHQLTDEYPLLLLDDVMSELDHSRQSALLNYIHGKTQTFITTTDLTGISWEIIKKPQVYRIKSGKIYLEKGELNG, from the coding sequence ATGTATTTGAAGCATTTTGTGGCGCAAAATTACCGTAATTTGCAGCAATTAGACGTTGAGTTTGACCCTAACGTCAATATTTTTATTGGGCAAAATGCGCAAGGTAAGACAAATCTGCTGGAAGCAATTTATTTTTTGGCGTTAACACGTTCACATCGAACTAGTAATGACAAGGAATTGATTGCCTTCAATCAAGAATATGCCAATGTCACCGGTCATATTTATAAAAGTCAACTTGATTTAACTTTACGTGTCTTAATTACTAAAAAGGGTAAAAAGGTTTGGGTTAATCGTGTTGAGCAGGCAAAGTTATCTAAGTACGTAGGGCAATTAAATGCAATCCTGTTTTCACCTGAAGATTTGGACTTAATCAAGGGAGCTCCAGCATTAAGGCGCCGGTTTATGGATCAAGAATTTGGTCAAATTAATTCGGAGTACTTGTATTTTGCTAGTAAGTACCGGCAGGTTTTGCAGCAAAAGAATAATTACCTGAAGCAATTAGCCAAAGGTCAAGCTCACGATCAACTATTTCTTGATGTCTTAGCGGATCAATTAGCTGGAATTGCCGCCGAAGTAATTGTACGCCGATTTAAGTTTCTTAAATACTTGCGTACATACGCACGTGATGCCTATGCACACATTAGCACTGGTGGTGAGGAATTAACGGTAACTTATCGGCCATCTGTTCCTGAAGTGATAGCTGATGATAGTACGGAAGAGATTTATCAAAAACTCTTGGCAAACTTCAAGAAAAATAAGGCTGCAGAAATGCGAAAAGGGACAACTTTATCTGGTCCGCATCGTGATGATATTGAATTTGCCTTGGATGGCAAAGATGCTCATTTTTATGGCTCACAGGGTCAGCAACGGACCATTGCACTGAGCGTTAAACTAGCAGAGATTCAGTTAGTACATCAATTGACTGATGAATATCCTTTGTTATTACTTGATGATGTAATGAGTGAGCTTGACCATAGTCGTCAGAGTGCGCTGCTCAATTATATTCATGGTAAAACGCAAACGTTTATTACAACAACAGATCTTACAGGTATTTCCTGGGAAATAATTAAAAAGCCACAGGTTTATCGAATTAAATCTGGAAAAATTTATTTGGAAAAAGGAGAATTGAATGGCTGA
- the gyrB gene encoding DNA topoisomerase (ATP-hydrolyzing) subunit B, which produces MADHNEEKLDQIKQYEKEADKYNASQIQVLGGLEAVRKRPGMYIGSTSSQGLHHLVWEVIDNSIDESLAGFATKIEITVNADGSVTVQDDGRGIPVDIQKKTGRPALETVFTVLHAGGKFGGGGYKVSGGLHGVGASVVNALSTELDVTTMRDGKKYYIDFNRGRVKTEMKLSGTVPLTEHGTVVHFYPDPDIFTETTDFDDKVLKNRIRELAFLNKGLKLTFTDKRKETAETDVYHYEGGIKEYVAFLNHGTEVLFDEPIYVEGDYNEINVEVSLQYTNGYKTTLMTFANNIHTYEGGMHEAGFKTALTRVVNDYAHKAKILKDKDDNLSGEDIREGMTAVVSVKHPNPQFEGQTKTKLGNSDARTAVDKAFSETFTNFLMENPQVGRKIVEKAQLAERARTAAKRAREVTRKKSGLEIANLPGKLADNTSNDPSISELFIVEGNSAGGSAKQGRSRLTQAILPIRGKILNVEKASMDRILANQEIRSLFTALGTGFGADFNVSKARYHKLIIMTDADVDGAHIRTLLLTLFYNYMRPMIEKGYVYIARPPLYQVRQGKVVKYLDTDEELHDYLGALQPSPKPLVQRYKGLGEMDPEQLWETTMNPENRRLDRVSPEYAKNADEVFELLMGNEVAPRRKFIETNAKYVENLDA; this is translated from the coding sequence ATGGCTGATCATAACGAAGAAAAACTTGATCAAATCAAGCAATACGAAAAAGAAGCTGATAAATACAATGCCAGTCAAATTCAGGTTCTAGGTGGACTTGAAGCTGTTCGTAAACGGCCTGGGATGTATATTGGTTCAACCAGTTCTCAAGGCTTACACCACTTGGTTTGGGAAGTAATTGATAATAGTATTGATGAAAGCTTGGCTGGATTTGCAACTAAAATTGAGATAACGGTTAATGCTGATGGCAGTGTAACTGTTCAAGATGATGGTCGGGGAATTCCGGTTGATATTCAAAAGAAAACTGGTCGGCCAGCTTTAGAAACTGTTTTTACTGTTTTACATGCTGGTGGTAAATTTGGCGGTGGCGGTTATAAAGTTTCTGGTGGACTTCATGGTGTTGGCGCCTCGGTAGTTAATGCCTTGTCAACTGAGCTTGATGTTACTACGATGCGTGATGGTAAGAAGTACTACATCGATTTCAATCGTGGCCGTGTTAAGACAGAAATGAAATTGTCTGGTACTGTACCTTTGACTGAACATGGAACCGTAGTTCATTTTTATCCAGATCCAGATATTTTTACTGAAACCACCGATTTTGATGACAAAGTTTTGAAAAACCGCATTCGCGAATTAGCTTTCTTGAATAAGGGTTTGAAGCTAACTTTTACGGACAAACGTAAAGAAACCGCTGAAACTGATGTCTATCACTATGAAGGCGGAATTAAGGAATATGTTGCCTTTTTGAATCATGGTACAGAAGTTTTGTTTGATGAGCCTATTTATGTTGAAGGAGACTATAACGAAATTAATGTTGAAGTATCTTTGCAATATACAAATGGCTACAAAACAACGTTAATGACCTTCGCCAATAATATTCACACTTATGAAGGCGGGATGCATGAAGCTGGCTTCAAGACTGCGTTAACGCGAGTTGTAAATGACTATGCACATAAAGCAAAAATTCTGAAGGATAAGGACGATAACCTTTCTGGTGAAGATATTCGTGAAGGAATGACAGCAGTTGTTTCTGTTAAACATCCGAATCCACAATTTGAAGGACAGACGAAAACTAAATTAGGAAATTCTGATGCCAGAACTGCAGTTGATAAGGCCTTTTCAGAGACTTTTACCAACTTTTTGATGGAGAATCCGCAAGTTGGTCGCAAAATCGTTGAAAAAGCACAGCTGGCTGAACGAGCTAGAACTGCTGCTAAACGTGCTCGTGAAGTAACGAGAAAAAAATCAGGACTTGAGATTGCTAACTTACCAGGTAAACTGGCTGATAATACCAGTAACGATCCAAGTATCTCAGAATTATTTATTGTTGAGGGTAACTCGGCCGGCGGTTCCGCTAAGCAAGGCCGTTCTCGTTTAACGCAGGCAATTTTACCGATTCGTGGGAAAATTTTGAACGTTGAAAAAGCATCAATGGACAGAATTTTAGCTAATCAAGAAATTCGGTCATTGTTTACTGCCTTGGGAACTGGATTTGGTGCAGACTTTAATGTTTCAAAAGCTCGCTACCACAAGTTAATTATTATGACGGATGCCGATGTCGATGGCGCCCATATTCGGACATTGCTATTGACGCTCTTTTACAACTATATGCGGCCAATGATTGAAAAGGGATATGTTTATATCGCACGTCCACCTCTATATCAAGTTCGTCAAGGTAAAGTTGTTAAGTATCTTGATACTGATGAGGAGCTGCATGATTATTTAGGTGCATTGCAGCCAAGTCCTAAGCCACTTGTTCAACGCTATAAGGGACTAGGGGAAATGGATCCTGAGCAATTGTGGGAAACAACGATGAATCCTGAAAACCGCCGCCTTGATCGCGTTAGTCCAGAATATGCTAAGAATGCTGATGAGGTCTTTGAATTATTGATGGGTAATGAAGTTGCGCCGCGGCGAAAGTTCATTGAAACTAACGCAAAATACGTTGAAAACTTGGATGCTTAG
- the gyrA gene encoding DNA gyrase subunit A, producing MDNDNQGQDHRIRNVDLTSVMSSSFLDYAMSVIVARALPDVRDGLKPVQRRILYGMSELGVTPDKPYKKSARIVGEVMGKFHPHGDSSIYLAMAHMAQDFSYRYMLVDGHGNFGSVDGDEPAAMRYTEARMSKIAVEMLRDINKNTVDWQRNYDDSENEPVVLPARIPNLLVNGTSGIAVGMTTNIPPHNLAEVISGLHMLMNNPDVTTKDLMKAIPGPDFPTGGIIMGRGGIYRAYESGRGNIVVRAKTNIETEKSGRERIVVTELPYLVNKAELVKKIADLARSKTIDGITGVRDESDQTGMRMTIDIRRDASASVVLNNLFKLTQMQANFGMNMVAIVDGAPHFLSIKQMLSYYLEHQEDVVTRRTKFELAKAEARAHILEGLKIALDHIDEIVHIIRQSNSSDIAKAALISRFGLDDKQSQAILDMRLVRLTGLERDKVEAEYKDLQEKIADYKDILAKPERINEIIYNELLDIQKRFGDKRRTEIGASEVVSIEDEDLIEKQDVLLTLTHSGYIKRMLINEFKTQNRGGKGIKGMGVKSGDFIEKLIYSSTHDLLLFFTNKGKIYSKKAYEIPEFSRTARGLPIVNLLQLEKGEKIQTIINIPENANDQYLFFITKMGTVKRTLVNEFANIRNSGLIALTLRDGDELTNVLTTDGNKDIMIGTHLGYAVRFNEQTVRAMGRTAAGVRGINLRDGDYVVGSGVIEDSDEVLVISEKGYGKRTSAAEYPVKGRGGKGIKTANITEKNGPLSGVTVVDGTQDIMVITSDGIMIRFKIADVSQTSRSTLGVRLIKVGDNSKVASLTVVPAEEDQEVAADSETEEE from the coding sequence ATGGATAACGACAATCAAGGTCAAGATCACAGAATTAGAAATGTTGATCTGACTAGTGTAATGAGCAGTTCCTTTTTGGATTATGCGATGTCAGTTATTGTTGCTCGGGCTTTGCCTGATGTGCGTGATGGTTTAAAGCCTGTCCAAAGGCGAATTCTTTACGGAATGAGTGAGTTAGGAGTTACTCCTGATAAGCCTTATAAGAAGTCTGCCAGAATCGTTGGGGAAGTTATGGGGAAATTCCACCCTCATGGTGACTCTTCGATTTATTTGGCAATGGCGCATATGGCTCAAGACTTTAGTTATCGCTATATGCTAGTTGATGGTCACGGTAACTTTGGTTCTGTTGATGGCGATGAGCCTGCCGCAATGCGTTATACTGAGGCGCGAATGAGTAAAATCGCCGTTGAGATGTTACGTGACATTAATAAAAATACGGTTGATTGGCAACGTAACTATGATGATTCTGAAAATGAACCAGTAGTTTTACCGGCACGGATTCCGAACCTGTTAGTTAATGGGACAAGTGGGATTGCCGTTGGCATGACAACTAATATTCCACCACATAATTTGGCTGAAGTTATCAGCGGCTTGCATATGCTGATGAATAATCCGGATGTCACCACTAAAGACTTAATGAAGGCAATTCCGGGCCCCGATTTTCCGACTGGCGGCATCATCATGGGCCGCGGCGGTATTTATCGGGCATACGAAAGTGGGCGCGGTAATATTGTTGTGCGGGCCAAGACTAATATTGAGACTGAAAAAAGTGGTCGGGAACGCATTGTTGTTACTGAACTGCCATATTTGGTTAACAAGGCCGAATTAGTTAAGAAAATTGCTGATTTGGCACGCTCTAAGACAATTGATGGTATTACCGGTGTTCGTGATGAATCTGACCAGACAGGGATGCGGATGACAATTGATATTCGTCGTGATGCAAGTGCCAGTGTTGTTTTGAATAATTTATTTAAATTAACGCAAATGCAGGCTAACTTCGGGATGAACATGGTTGCTATTGTTGATGGTGCACCACATTTCTTGAGTATCAAGCAGATGTTGTCGTATTACTTGGAGCATCAAGAGGACGTTGTTACACGTAGAACAAAATTTGAGCTGGCCAAGGCTGAAGCAAGAGCCCACATTCTTGAAGGTTTGAAGATTGCTTTGGATCACATTGACGAAATCGTTCATATTATTCGTCAAAGTAACTCCAGTGATATTGCTAAAGCTGCCTTAATCAGCCGCTTCGGATTGGATGATAAGCAGTCACAAGCTATTTTGGATATGCGGCTTGTTCGCTTAACAGGTTTGGAACGTGACAAGGTTGAGGCTGAATATAAGGATTTGCAAGAAAAAATTGCGGATTACAAGGATATTTTGGCAAAACCTGAACGGATCAACGAGATTATTTACAATGAATTGCTCGATATTCAAAAGCGCTTTGGTGATAAGCGGCGGACTGAAATTGGTGCTAGTGAAGTTGTCTCAATTGAAGACGAAGATTTAATTGAAAAGCAAGATGTTTTGTTAACCCTGACCCATAGTGGCTATATCAAGCGGATGCTAATTAATGAATTTAAGACGCAAAACCGTGGTGGTAAAGGTATTAAGGGCATGGGCGTGAAGTCAGGCGACTTCATTGAAAAGCTGATCTATTCAAGTACACACGATTTGCTGTTGTTCTTTACTAACAAGGGTAAAATCTATTCCAAGAAGGCATACGAAATCCCGGAATTTAGTCGGACTGCTCGGGGGTTACCAATTGTTAACCTGTTGCAGCTTGAAAAAGGCGAGAAGATTCAGACAATTATTAATATTCCTGAAAATGCTAACGATCAATACCTGTTCTTTATCACGAAGATGGGGACGGTTAAGCGTACACTTGTCAATGAATTTGCGAATATTAGAAACAGCGGCCTGATTGCGCTGACGTTGCGTGATGGCGACGAATTAACTAATGTTCTAACTACTGATGGCAACAAAGATATTATGATTGGCACGCACCTTGGCTATGCTGTTCGCTTTAATGAGCAGACTGTGCGGGCAATGGGTCGAACTGCTGCCGGTGTTCGCGGGATTAACTTGCGCGATGGCGATTATGTTGTTGGCTCAGGTGTCATTGAAGATAGTGATGAAGTCCTAGTAATTTCTGAGAAGGGTTATGGTAAACGGACTTCTGCTGCTGAATATCCAGTCAAGGGCCGTGGTGGTAAAGGAATTAAAACCGCCAATATTACTGAGAAGAATGGCCCGCTATCTGGTGTGACAGTTGTTGATGGTACCCAAGACATTATGGTGATTACTAGCGATGGCATCATGATTCGCTTCAAGATTGCGGATGTTTCGCAGACTAGCCGCAGCACCTTGGGTGTACGGTTGATTAAAGTAGGCGACAACAGTAAGGTTGCTAGCTTAACGGTTGTTCCTGCCGAGGAAGACCAAGAAGTAGCGGCTGATTCTGAGACTGAAGAAGAATAA
- the rpsF gene encoding 30S ribosomal protein S6 encodes MTTTKYEITYIIKPDIDEESKKALVENYDKVIADNGGTMVESKDWEKRHFAYEIEKYREGTYHIMTFTADNADAVNEFDRLSKIDNAILRSMTVKLDK; translated from the coding sequence ATGACAACTACTAAGTACGAAATAACTTACATTATTAAACCTGATATTGATGAAGAATCAAAGAAGGCACTTGTTGAAAACTACGATAAAGTTATCGCAGACAACGGTGGTACAATGGTTGAATCTAAAGACTGGGAAAAGCGTCATTTTGCATATGAAATCGAGAAGTATCGTGAAGGTACTTACCATATCATGACTTTCACTGCTGATAACGCAGACGCAGTTAACGAATTTGACCGTTTGTCAAAAATTGACAACGCAATTTTACGTTCAATGACTGTTAAGTTAGACAAATAA
- the ssb gene encoding single-stranded DNA-binding protein, with amino-acid sequence MINRVVLVGRLTRDPELRTTGSGISVATFTLAVDRQYTNAQGERGADFISCVIWRKSAENFCNFTSKGSLVGIDGRIQTRTYDNKDGQRVYVTEVVVDNFALLESRKDRESRSQNGGYTPNNNGNFNGNFGNPNANNSQNMGPSNQNNQNNNQSSMPKDPFAGSGDTIDISDDDLPF; translated from the coding sequence ATGATTAATCGAGTTGTACTTGTTGGCCGTTTAACACGTGATCCTGAATTACGTACTACTGGGAGTGGAATCTCGGTTGCTACGTTTACTCTTGCTGTTGACCGTCAGTATACTAACGCTCAAGGTGAGAGAGGTGCGGATTTTATTAGCTGTGTCATTTGGCGCAAATCAGCAGAAAATTTCTGTAATTTTACGTCTAAAGGATCATTGGTTGGTATTGACGGCCGGATTCAAACCAGAACTTACGATAATAAAGACGGGCAAAGAGTATATGTAACAGAGGTTGTTGTTGACAACTTTGCATTACTTGAGTCACGCAAAGACCGTGAATCCCGCAGTCAAAATGGTGGTTACACACCAAATAATAATGGGAATTTCAATGGCAACTTTGGTAATCCAAATGCCAATAATTCTCAAAATATGGGACCATCTAATCAGAATAACCAAAATAATAATCAATCAAGTATGCCAAAGGATCCGTTTGCTGGGTCTGGGGATACCATTGATATTTCTGATGACGATCTTCCATTCTAA
- the rpsR gene encoding 30S ribosomal protein S18, whose amino-acid sequence MAQQRRGGHRRRKVDFIAANHIDYVDYKDVDLLKRFISERGKILPRRVTGTSAKNQRKVAKAIERARIMGLLPFVTED is encoded by the coding sequence ATGGCTCAACAAAGAAGAGGCGGCCATCGTCGTCGTAAGGTTGACTTCATCGCAGCCAACCATATTGATTACGTTGACTACAAGGACGTTGATCTGTTGAAACGTTTTATCTCAGAAAGAGGTAAAATCTTACCACGTCGTGTCACTGGCACTAGCGCTAAGAATCAACGTAAGGTAGCTAAGGCAATCGAAAGAGCTCGCATTATGGGCTTGTTGCCATTCGTTACTGAAGACTAA
- a CDS encoding DHH family phosphoesterase, with amino-acid sequence MKDFFRNGFPAFIKDSRLTASVIIILALSLLGSIVAMIMNPLFGLAMVLIFILTVAFTVYGAYVLAGNANNFAVSLSYRIKRSEQEAMIKMPLGILLYDEDRQIQWVNPYLQLYLKDDDLIGRTIEAVDPDLNKLIDESLAAKTAENQTVNWDNHQFEMVVQDNLGVIYLLDITRYAQIEEKYNDELLAIGQIFIDNYDELSEAMHDQELTSMSSYVQNTLSDYAKNFNAYLKRIDEDHFLLLVHMQDLAKMEDDKFSVLDKIRQETSRNNTPLTLSIGIAFGSSSITELADQAQSNLDLALGRGGDQVVLCQPGKDARFYGGKSNPMEKRTRVRARMVSQAISELFKEADRVFVVGHANPDMDSVGSGIGVAKIARLHDVKANFVLDVNKTNYDVGRLIVKMQQAKEDVDLFIAPKDALEKVTDKSMLVMVDHSKYSITYSKELYDRLKNRIIVIDHHRRGEEFPENPMLTYVEPYASSACELVTEMIEYQQPSSGKRVLTDLEATAMLAGITVDSKEFSLRTGTRTFDAASYLRSIGASSTGVSELLKEDIDSFLERTSLVASLKIINSNMAVMCGPEKKIIDPIVTAQAADTALDLENVEASFAITRRDKDTVGISARSMGNINVQVIMEKLGGGGHLSNAATQIKGVTVEEALAKLTTAVDTYEKENE; translated from the coding sequence ATGAAAGATTTTTTTCGTAATGGATTTCCTGCTTTTATCAAGGATTCACGGTTGACAGCTTCGGTAATTATTATTTTGGCGCTGTCTCTTTTGGGAAGTATTGTTGCCATGATTATGAATCCGTTGTTTGGGTTGGCAATGGTACTCATTTTTATTCTTACTGTTGCCTTTACGGTCTATGGAGCGTATGTTTTGGCAGGTAATGCCAATAATTTTGCGGTTAGTCTGTCTTATCGCATTAAGCGTAGCGAACAAGAGGCAATGATTAAGATGCCGCTGGGGATTTTGCTCTACGATGAGGACAGACAGATTCAGTGGGTCAATCCATATTTGCAGCTTTATCTGAAGGACGATGACTTAATCGGGCGAACCATTGAGGCAGTTGATCCAGATTTAAATAAGTTAATTGATGAGTCGCTGGCGGCAAAGACTGCTGAGAATCAAACGGTAAATTGGGATAATCATCAATTTGAGATGGTTGTTCAAGATAATTTAGGCGTGATTTATTTGCTTGATATCACGCGCTATGCCCAGATCGAAGAAAAATACAATGATGAGTTACTGGCGATTGGGCAAATTTTCATTGATAATTATGATGAGCTAAGCGAAGCAATGCATGATCAGGAATTGACCAGCATGAGTTCGTATGTGCAAAATACCTTGAGCGACTATGCTAAAAATTTTAATGCTTATCTTAAGCGAATTGATGAGGATCACTTTTTATTATTGGTGCATATGCAGGATTTGGCTAAAATGGAAGATGATAAGTTTTCTGTTTTGGATAAAATCCGTCAAGAAACCAGTCGGAATAATACCCCGTTAACATTATCAATTGGGATTGCCTTTGGCAGCAGTTCAATTACGGAATTAGCTGATCAAGCGCAATCTAATCTTGATTTGGCCTTGGGCCGCGGAGGCGATCAAGTTGTCTTGTGTCAACCGGGTAAGGATGCCCGCTTTTATGGCGGGAAGTCGAACCCGATGGAGAAGCGGACACGAGTCCGAGCACGGATGGTTTCACAGGCAATTAGTGAGTTGTTCAAGGAAGCTGACCGCGTATTTGTTGTTGGTCATGCCAATCCGGATATGGATTCAGTCGGTAGTGGTATCGGTGTTGCTAAAATTGCTCGGCTGCATGACGTTAAGGCTAATTTTGTTCTGGATGTTAATAAGACCAACTACGATGTTGGCCGATTAATCGTCAAGATGCAGCAGGCAAAAGAAGATGTGGATCTGTTCATTGCGCCTAAAGACGCTCTGGAAAAGGTAACAGACAAATCAATGCTGGTCATGGTGGATCATTCTAAGTACTCAATTACTTATTCTAAGGAATTGTATGATCGGTTGAAGAATCGAATTATCGTAATTGACCACCACCGTCGCGGCGAGGAGTTCCCTGAAAATCCGATGTTAACGTATGTTGAGCCGTATGCGTCATCTGCGTGTGAGCTGGTGACAGAAATGATTGAGTACCAGCAGCCAAGTTCTGGCAAGCGTGTTCTAACCGACTTAGAAGCAACGGCAATGCTTGCCGGAATTACTGTTGACTCCAAAGAATTTTCATTAAGAACAGGAACTAGAACCTTTGATGCGGCGAGTTATTTGCGCTCAATTGGCGCCAGTTCAACTGGGGTCAGCGAGCTGCTCAAGGAAGATATTGATAGCTTCTTGGAGCGTACAAGTTTAGTTGCCAGCTTAAAGATTATCAACTCTAATATGGCTGTCATGTGTGGCCCAGAGAAAAAAATTATTGATCCCATTGTAACGGCACAGGCAGCTGATACAGCACTTGATCTGGAAAACGTTGAAGCTAGTTTTGCGATTACGCGGCGTGACAAGGATACTGTTGGGATTTCTGCACGCTCGATGGGCAATATTAACGTTCAAGTGATTATGGAAAAGCTTGGCGGCGGTGGTCATTTGTCCAATGCGGCGACGCAAATTAAGGGGGTAACTGTTGAAGAAGCCCTTGCAAAATTGACGACGGCGGTTGATACTTATGAGAAAGAAAACGAATAA
- the rplI gene encoding 50S ribosomal protein L9, which translates to MKVIFTQDVRGRGKRGEVKNVPDGYAQNFLIKRGLAKAATKANMHTLERVAANEQAAYEADKAEAEKVKAELEKDETVVNFKSKAGTDARLFGSISGKKIVEGLEKQFGIKIDKRKLNLPEPIKSLGYTNVPVKLFKGVEAKIRVHITEQD; encoded by the coding sequence ATGAAGGTTATTTTTACTCAAGACGTAAGAGGCCGTGGTAAACGCGGTGAAGTTAAGAATGTTCCTGACGGCTATGCCCAAAACTTTTTGATAAAACGCGGCTTAGCTAAGGCTGCCACTAAAGCTAATATGCACACGTTGGAACGAGTTGCTGCTAACGAGCAAGCTGCCTATGAAGCCGATAAAGCTGAAGCCGAAAAGGTTAAGGCAGAACTTGAAAAAGATGAAACGGTTGTTAACTTTAAGTCAAAGGCTGGAACGGATGCCCGGTTATTTGGTTCCATTTCAGGTAAAAAAATTGTCGAGGGCTTGGAAAAGCAATTTGGTATTAAAATCGATAAGCGTAAATTAAACCTGCCTGAGCCGATTAAGTCTTTAGGCTACACGAATGTACCTGTTAAGTTGTTTAAGGGCGTAGAAGCTAAAATTCGCGTTCATATCACCGAGCAAGATTAG